The Rosa rugosa chromosome 3, drRosRugo1.1, whole genome shotgun sequence sequence TTTCGACGATCTCACACACCTGGTGCCATCAAAATCTTTATAGATGCTTTTGAATCTGTAAATTCTTCTTGCTGTAGGATCAAAGATGGAGGACCTGTAGTTGGTATGAAACAAATGCCATGGGTTTTGAGGCCACCAAGCAAAAGATTTCACCGCACTTCTCCAAGAACGACAAATCACTTTAAAGTCAAGTACGTCGACGACGGAAGGGGCAAGCTTCATCAAAACCAACTCCAAAAGATCCCATGGAAGCTCGAGCCACCTGCTTTTTGTGCACAGCGGGCTAATATTGGATTCACAACATTCTTAAACTCAAATGTAAGGATAGGAAAAGGAGCtattcctttaaaaaaatgaaaatgaagccCATAAACTGTCCAGAAGAGGACTCTGTCGCACCAAGGATCTAGCTCATCCCCCTCAAATTCTGGAAAAATATTTTGGTTATCTCCATCCAAATGACCCAATGACGGGCATTGTAGCACATCTCTTTATAACGGACCCATTCTTTCCCTCCAAAACAACTGTGGCGTTAAACGATAATGTAAAAATCAGCTGGAATGTCCTAGCTCACTTTGGGTCTCCTAATCATCATTCTCCAAAAAGTTAAAGTAACTAAACAGTACAGGGGAAATATTACTATAAAAACAACACACAGTTCCAATATAACATACCTTCATCAACACACTACAACTTTCCAACTTAACAGTAAAGCTGATATGCCTAACCTTTATAGCAACTGACACCCAAAGAACAGAGAAAGAACTAAGTTAATCACTTGATCCTTTCATAGCACCTGAGTACTATTCATAATCCTTTGTCCATCTAAAGCGTTAGCTTAGTTGCCTCTTTATACAATCTTAACCGCATACTTACATATTACATAACTCAGCAAGCACTGTTGGAAGCACCCAAACTTCCATGGGTTTCCTTAACAACTTAGACCATCAAGTGGAAATTTGAAAGTATGGGCCGTGActacttacccaatttcagcttcaaaattgttcacttactccactaagagttttttaatctcacttacccaatctaacatctattgacattattaccctcattttaattaataaattacacatctctctctctctctttccccccCCCTCcatccccctcaccgatttctctctccagACTCGAGTCTCTCCTCCATCCgactcaccgatttctctctcctcgtcgACTCGGGTTTCTCCTCCACCCCCTCACCgacgacccgacccgacgcccAACCAATCCCCACCATCGACCTCTCTGATCGCCGCTCTGCCATCGTCGCTCTGCCATCATCGACGCCGAACCAATCCCCACCATCGACCTCTCCAATCGCCGCTCTGCCATCGTCGACCATCTTTATCCACCCACCTGACGGCTGTCGATGAAGTTCCCATAGCAATTTCATCCCTGGTAGATCCGATCTGGTGCCCATAGCAAATTCTGGGACGGCAGCGAAGGAGGAGGAGTCGGCCGCGCCTCGAATCCTCCCCAATCGAAGCCCAACCCCATTTCCACCTCAAAAGTCCTCGTCAACTTCCAAGCCTTCGCCTCAATCAGAAGAGACCCGAATTGTCGGCCTCACACtccggtgggtgcccagagcacttttttttttttttttttttggtatactgtGAGCTTCCGGAATGGgcaagggaaaaaaaagaaaaaaaaagtgaacatgTACAATTGAATATATAagttgatcaattgtgtctgtagtgtattcattttggttttgggagtttatgcaattcacttgagggcaaaataatatgattattggaaggcaataaaaagattactgaggggcaataaaatgtttattggggcaataataagattattggggggcaataataaaattatttattcggataaacctccgaaagctttcaaaattcaaaacatcttcatttttcactaattattgatccccaataaacttgttattggggggcaataatatgatttcggtcaccggtcgccggattcccgtcaccggagtcggcggcaggccactggtcaccggagtccggcaaggtatccgacgacttctctctctaagtgagaaagaaggagagggcaaaaaagtcccaaaaataaataaaaagaataaaaaaaagaattaattgggtaatagggaaataatctcttagagtgttttgggtaaatggggttaaaaaactcttagtggagcaagtgggcaatttttaagctgaaattgggtaaatgatcatttccccttgaAAGTATGCACTCGCAGTATGGGCGAATTCAACCAATTAATCAAATAATACAAGACAAATTTATTTCGATAGGCACATCCCTGACTTGCAAAGACAAgtaatctcctcatttttttttccttaatcaaagttttatttgtctaattttaggaagattagtttctattttaGTGACCGAAAGTtatattgaggggcaatagaggtctattggggaggggggggggcaataaatgtctatttgggggcaataaacctttctggCGATCTATGAGATCTCCGAAAACCTCTTTGGGGACATCCGGCAAGGTTTTCAAAAAAGCCCAGTGAGCGGCGGCccgtgaccggactccggcgaagtctcctatggtttctctctctctctctctctctctctctctctctctctctatatatatatatatatatatatatatatatatatatatatatacatatttttaattttattatggGGGTAAGAtaggaattaaaatttcacaaaaatTATGGGAGGTTCAAAGAGCAAattaggaggtatgaatagaactacccaaaaaaaatatttacacatgcagagcatgtgtggagaaatgctaagtgggaaaaaaatttctagaattaaagtaaatggacaaaaaccctattaTTTACTTATGAGCCACTTTACCACAATTACGGTaagtgaggggggaggagagagaaaagagatcggagagagagagtatgagagagagatgtaatttattaattaaaataagggcaaaactgtcaatgaatgttagattgggtaaatggggttaaaaaactcttagtggagtgggtggacaatttttaagctaaaaatgggtaagtggtcacggcccctaaaaaaaaattaaaattaaccGAACCCGGAAAAAATATCGGAGCCCCGTATCCTGTCCAAAGTCCGAGACTTGTAGACCCGCCCAAGTCTCCCACGGCAAGTTAAGTTGAGGACTCGTAGAACGGAGAGAAAGCAAAAAATGGAAGTAGAGGTCGACGAGAAGGAGCTCAAAGCCGCCGGAGCCGAGTTGTTCTCCGACGGATGCCACGGCCTTCGAATCCACGGCTGGGAAATCGAGACTCGCAACCGCTCCATTCTCAACTCCTCTACCCACGAACtgtacgtttttttttttttaaccaatttcccctaatttttttcattcttgATTTTCCCTAGGGATTTGTGATTCTAGGGTTTGCTTTGCAGGTGGGAGAAAAAGCTTGAGACTTGTCACATGCCGGAGATGATATTTGGGGAGAGTTGTTTGGTTCTGAAGCATGTGAAGAGTGGCACAACTATTCACTTCAATGCTTTTGATGCTCTGATTGGGTGGAAGAAGGAGGCTTTGCCTCCAGTTGAAGTCCCAGCTGTTAACATATTCAATTTCATGGATTTACTTTGTGATTTTCGATTGGATGGGATGGTACTAATGTGTGCAACCCTTTCGATTTCGGGCCTTATTAATGCTTTAGGATCAACTTCAGAGTATTCTCCAAAAGAATGTTGATAGACTTATTGAATTTGGTCAATTTATGATTTCATTTAAACTTCTCTTGAGGTGTTCTCATTGTTATGGGTTGTAGCCTTACTTTGTGACTGTCAATTAGATAGCATGTTTCTAATGTGAGTACCGCTTTTGATTTCAAGGCTGATTTATGCTCTAGGATCCCCTTCATATGATTTATATCCTCCAAATGAATGTTGATATACTTAATTGAAATTAGAAATAAGATTTActgtgtcacgcccctgatttttaacacaaataaaaatcgatatataacctcataattatacatgcgtgatcgttcagtaatcaatatcaaatacctggaaactttttccctttaaactacccacatattgatgccctgaacccactatgccaatattgacccgcttcacagagtcaaatattacataagcttacgaattaaattgtcaacaacaaaataataagtaaatgctcctcagagcttactacaagcggaagtcataacaatggtaaagtcacaaaattggcttcctaccgtaatgctgccagcacgccacctcagcttcagccacgattaccctgacctgcaagattaacctCTACACCattccattgaatagtgcaccgggttgccacacaacaaacccggtaagcttctgaagcttgtatgagtaaactcaaaaccacaaagcaaaacacatttcttaagtcACCACAACCTAAACAACGATAAGCACACATCTCACACCTACAACCATCAATTCCATATCCTTCCATATCGTGCTTACATAAGTCAACTGGTGACTAAAGCCTCATGCTCAGATTCTTAATcctagcatccaattacacaaatttaagtcaaacaagacttcctcaagcaatgtttgacGCCATCCTAACGCCCTCTGGCTAATTCCAGAATCACACTCATTCCCTCCCCACtggaagcctttgtcatcaacatgacatcaaaggtgaaaagcaatgaatcaccttcctatcctcaccacagagtactattcgtcaccactatggccCTTAAGATAAATCAAAGCATCAATCaataaatcaagaagaaaacaaggcaattACAAATCAAGCAGCAataaaaacaattcatagtaacccatgcatataatttagttcagggggtcacattaagtcaagcaattcaagtcaaagTAATCATCGTAACCCCACACTCTGACGTTCGTAGGTAACCCCGGCCATCACAGTAGTCTTCTCGatcattgttaacttaataacaattcagctccgctaccgagcagtcatcacactgatcatcgcACAGATTCCACCGGTCATCACGTAGAGATtcatcatcctactgatcatcacacagattctgAGGGTcgtcacacagatagcaattgtccagctgatcatcacacaAATATCAATAGTccagctgatcatcacacaAATATCAATAGTTCAGcggatcatcacacagatttcgccagtcatcacacaaatatcaatcatcacaaagatttatcacactgatttcaacgattcattacacaaatattcctacacaagcttcacatggcaatcatcacaaagattcatcactcTGATTTCAatgattcattacacaaatattcctacacaagcttcacatggcaatcatcacaaagattcattaCTCTGATTTCAatgattcattacacaaatattcctacacaagcttcacatggcaatcatcacaaagattcatcacactgatttcaacgattcattacacaaatattcctacacaagcttcacatggaaatcatcacaaagattcatcacactgatttcgacgattcattacacaaatatttcTACACAAACTTcacatggcaatcatcacaaagattcaataCTTAATTTCACTATTTCCAACGATACTGAACTCAGTACGTCATATGCTGCCCATATCACAACAAttgcaccaatacatatatattccacataaatatatatacgtagtcattcactcaggaatgccactaataccaactatagtcatagttaacctaataactccaagacaataggGTAATCTTGCTCATAACAAATATCGATCATGCTCATAACaaatatcgtgagatttactcaccttgaaactcccgctgcgtcttcaatatagaacaaagcagccaatccacaACATAACCGTCcaaaaatacttcgtcaagtacctaatcacatacagtttcaacttagtaacaattcacaaacgatttaagtctgaaacccctgctttgaactaaaatccccaaagtggaggcgaaaccacatccgagacctcccaaagtctccgggatacttccacgatcgatatgtccaaaccacaagtcgatcggaagctcgaatcctcacgaatcgaataaattcaccggtatgaaaccgtaaaaatcataacaaatccattcgaactccaaaattttcatattatatatcgaaacgctcgtattaacgagtagaacatatataataccaaaaacagttccttacatggccggaaagccaccagaacgccgccacaggcggtggcgcacggccgccggccaaaactcattatttcccaaaacacccaacatcaaaaagtttcatctaagcatacttgtgaattttcataactagctcgaagtcagaaaacaagcataaagggtcgaaaactacctcacaagctttggatttttgctcaatccgagttgaaccgatttccacgtaaatcgatccaaacaaacaccatagatcgactcagacggcccccacgaagccaaggaaggaaacttgaagccgtACCGTCGTCGGAGCTACGTTTTCCAGTCGGGTCCGAAAACACCAAACTGCTCCGCCTTGCTGCGCCGCACATGGTGGATATCgccgctagaggacaccacagggacgaccagacggaggagatGAACCAGCTGTCCAAATTTCACGGCCAGAGATCACCGGAGCTGCGAGTTCCGGCAGGGTCGGATCGTCctgatccgggtcgggtcagacggaaaACTTTGattctgaaggtgcagccgagagagaagagagagaaaagagatatttccggaaatggaaatatGGAATTATGAtttcattttctgattttctatatttatactaaaatggaaacttcttctgatagccataactttctcatacgaactccgattgacgtGTTCCGCATTTCCATGAACTCGTATctagggctggattcggtaCTAAACCGATCCATTTTTCCCCAAACCGTTGCCGAACCGACCTCCGTCGGTATCAGAATTTTCAAACCGCCACCGATCCGACATAGTCGGTATACCGACTGTCGGCAAGCCGAATTTTCGGTTGGTATCGTTCGGTTTTGCTGCCGGAAATCAGAGGAGGCCCAATTGGTCGCGGGTGTCTGACTGACGGAGGTTGTTGCGGTAGAAGCACATCACATCAAAGCAGCCATCGAAGATTCAGATCTCATCTGGAGTTTCCCTTGGAGATGACTAGATGAGGACGAAGTGATGATACTGATAATGGAGAAAAGTAGGAGATGAAGGAaatagaggaagaggaagatgaaagaaatggaagaaaGCAAAAGCAATGGGACAAGAAACTGATGGAGATTctggaaaaaaaacaaaaaaaactgaAGGAGATGAAAGATGAGGATGAATAGGTAGAAGAAAGTGATGGAGATGATGAAAGATGAATGGTTTCTGATTTTTGGGATTGATGGACCCGATGaggtctttttgtttttttcttttaattgtatTAGGTTAAGAAGGAATAAATATAATAATTGTACCACATTTAATAAAAGCAActtgtgctctagtggttgagagCTGAGTTGCGGAGTAAGGGGATGGGGGTTCGGCTCCTGCCTCCAACCAAATTCTTGctattttgtgttttaatttgaTAGTAGGAACTAAGAGACAATAAATACAAAATTTGTGCTTATAATAGTAAGAGAACGAGCTGCtctagtggttgggagcaaacgTGGAGTGTTAGAGGtccaaggttcgaaccttgcctcttaTCAAAGTGTAGCCATTTTGGTATGCATATAACACTTTGGTATACATATTCGGTATGAGGTATTGTATACGGTTGGTACGGTATACCGACGGTATGCAATAtctcataccgtagccgagccgaaGGGAGCCATACGGTACGGCTCAGCCGAGCCGAAAGTCGGCAGGCCGAAATTTCGGCCCaaatcggttcgggccggttcgaaaatCGGCTGGTTCGGTTGCTTCGGCCCATTTTGCCAGCCctactcgtatcgatgcgctctacaacttttgtgaatgaagttttcagagaatcccaacgtacaaaaagtcaacctttgcacccccctaaaaccatatttttcaaataattaattcgtccgaaacacttccgctcggTCCACGAGTCACGAAACCGTCCTataaccacaatttagattccggaaaatcctcggaaaataatgaCGAATTTCCAGGGTACTACATACTGGCTCTAGTTGACAGGACATAGATGTATTTTGACTTATAAAGCTCTCTCAATTGATTATtttatttagggtttttgtccatttaccccatttctagatatttttttcccacttaccccattaagtttttttaattccctcttacccaaaacgagtttccctaataccccattaagatttttttttttgtttttatttttttattattttaccctcacctttgttacatagagagagagagagagagaaaatggaagagagagaaaccataggggacttcgccggattccagtcaccggtcgccggaatccgatcaTCGGCCGCCGCCActggacttttctgaaaacctcaccggaaaggtttattgccctcaatagacatctattgacAGGACAGAGATGTATTTTGACTTATAAAGCTTTCTCAATTGATTATTTTATTTAAACTCCTCAAGAGGTGTTCTTCATCTATATGAGATGTAGATTTGGGGTGGGAAATTACGTCTATTGTAAATCTATTTGATAACTTGCTTGTGGGGATACAATTAGTTGTCTGTATTGATGCTGGCTTTTGAATCTTTTGATCAAGTTGCTTTTATTATCAGTTTACTGAAGGATGTATTTTTGAGTCTTACAAtccttttctcaatttttcagtAAACCGGCCCTCTGAGCAAGTGATACTGGATTATGACTATACATTCACAACACTGTTCGGAGGAAGTGAAACTACTACCTTGGATGCAGACAAGGTgcattctttctctctctctctctctctctctctctctattaatatgtatatatatatatattaatatatgtgTCAGTGTGTGTGTTTAAATGGTTGAGAATGTCTTGCCTGAAGTAGGATCTCACCAATTGGTGAAGCTAGGACCGTATGTGTTGGCCTAAAAATGAAGGGGTTTGGGTTGTAGAGAGCTTCAAATGTTTAATAAGGCGCTTGTGGCAAAACAAGGCTGGAGGTTGCTTCGGAATCCTAACTCTCTAGTGAGCAAAATGTTGAAAGCACGTTACTTTCCAAGACGCACTTTACTGGAGGCTGATGAGGAACGACTTCTTCAATTTGGAGAGCTTTTGTTTGGGGTCTGGAGCTGTTGAAACAGGGGCTAAGGTGGAGGGTGGGTAATGGATGTGATATTAAAGTATTTATTGACCCTTGGTTTCCTGATGTGGAGGGGTTCAGAGTGTCCTATAAGGATGGGATGAATATGTCTATGCTGGTTTCTGAGTTAATTACGGCGGAAGGGGAATGGGATATAACCCGACTTGAACAAGTTGGAACTGTGAAATAGGTTGCCATACTTGGTCTACCAATTGTTCGTAATGGTGGGTGTGATAAGCTTATTTGGAACCAGAATAAACATGGAAAATATTTAGTAAAAAGTGGTTACTGGCTAGCGTTGAAGGAGCGGAGGGAGAGAAGCGGTGATCAAGGTGCTATACAAGCTCCTATAGAATACTAGCGGCATCTTTGGAAACTTAAAATAcctccaaagatgtcacattttCTGTGGGGATGTTCTACAGGTTATATGCCTTGTAAGAGTGCATTGTTCTTGAGGAGAATTATAGTGGATCCTACATGCTCGCGGTGTCAACAATCTTCTGAAACGCCTTTACACGCAACCTCTCTCTGTCCAGTGAGCGTTGCGGTGTTGGAAAAGGCGAGCTTCTACACAAAGTTGAGCCAAGGTACGTGGGATAATTTTTCTAGCTTCCTGGAGGATGCAATGAGACAATTAACTGTGGATGAGATCAAGTTTCTAGTAGTGTTATTATGGTGTAACTGGAAGGAGAGAAATGCTGTTCAATTTGGGGAGTTGGCGCGACCTACATAGATTATATATGATATTGGAGCTTCCATTTGGGCTGGCATTATACAGGAGACTAATCATaatagggaaaatgatcatttacccaattttagggtTAATTAACCTCACTtatccaaacactctaagagattgcccacttacacaatattttatatatattttgccaTAATACCCAATATAATTGAGTATTTTTTTGTTACTTTttatttagggaaaatttcgcaaacagtacaccaagtaaatgccactaataattcttatacataaagttccaaaccaaacatttcggtacacagaatctgaaactcgacccactatcagtacacgacgtcaatttttgacaccaaaatgtccattatgccctcagttcttttttttttttaataatttttttttctgttattttttttttccttcgtttttatctctttcttcttccttcttccgggctcactccctcgcttccaacgccgccttcctcacctccacgctcactccctcgcttccaacgccgccctttcCCTCCAATTGAACACCCATTCCTCCACCCGAGAGCAGGTTCTGCTCTAAATTTAGTAGCTGGATTAACAGAGgtgggtgagctcgggcttcttctcacatgaaaacagaggtgggtttcgtggagccggaagaaggaagaagaaagagataaaaatgaacgaaaaaaaaattattaaaaaaaaaaaactgagggcataatggacattttggtgttaaaaattgacgtcgtgtactgatagtgggtcgagtttcagatttcgtgtaccgaaatgtttggtttggaactttatgtataagaattattagtggcctttacttggtgtactgtttgtgaaattttcccttttatttatttgtaggacaattttgccatctccttctttgtcacttagagagagaagtcatcgaagaccttgccggactccggtgactagtgcCGGACACCGACCCCGGTGACGGGAATCCGGCAACTGGTAACCGAAATCCGGCCATCGGACCGGTAGccagattccggcgtctgattttattgccccctagtaatacccaataatcatattattgtccctcaatactctttttattgcctcccaataatcatattattgactcataataatcatattattgcctcctaataatcatattattgcccccaataatcaaattattaccatccaataatcatattattgccctccagtgaattgcataaactcccaaaaccaaaatgaatacgctatagacacaattgatcaatttatgttcaattctacatgttcattttttttttccttccccattctcggagctcacagtttacccaaaaaaaaaaaaattggccacccaga is a genomic window containing:
- the LOC133737129 gene encoding TIP41-like protein encodes the protein MEVEVDEKELKAAGAELFSDGCHGLRIHGWEIETRNRSILNSSTHELWEKKLETCHMPEMIFGESCLVLKHVKSGTTIHFNAFDALIGWKKEALPPVEVPAVNIFNFMDLLCDFRLDGMFTEGCIFESYNPFLNFSVNRPSEQVILDYDYTFTTLFGGSETTTLDADKGLRWRVGNGCDIKVFIDPWFPDVEGFRVSYKDGMNMSMLVSELITAEGEWDITRLEQVGTVK